DNA sequence from the Candidatus Nealsonbacteria bacterium genome:
ATTCCCATATCGTAATTTTTTATTTTCAGCGCTAAGTTTAATTTTTCCGATCCATTTTTCAATAAATCAAAAACGGTCATCCCCTCTTTAAAATCAGCTTCGGTGTTTTCTCCGCCATAGTTAATGGCAAGTAGCAATTTTTCTTCAATAATTTCCTGGTTTTGTTCCGGCAATTTTTTTTCTTGTTCTTGAAAAAAAGGAACTTTTAAATAAAAAATAAAAGCAACACTTATTATTAATAAAATTCCGATTAAAACTGTCGTAAAAATGATTATTTTTTTAAAATTTATTGTTGCCATGTTGTTAATAATTTTTATTTTTAATTTTTATTTCTCCATTCATTGGAGTTTATATAATCTCTCAGGTGATTAAAATGTTCGGTCAGTTCTTTTGCCGAACATTCCTTGGTTTCTATAACGGATTCTGTCGGATATCTAAAGAAATATTTAGAGTATTCTCTTGTCAATATCTTCACCCCGTATTTGTCCGGGTTTTTCCAAACATCGCATACCGGAAATGGCATAAAAAGAGTTGCCGGGCATTTATCCGGTTGAGTTTCTCTTATAAATTGTTTGGTTTTTTCTATGCTTTCCCATGTTTCACCCGGAAGACCGGCTATTAAGAATGTTTTTGCTATGATTCCATGCGATTTAATTCTTTTAATCGCTTCTTTCGCCTTTTCCAAATCCAAGGGTTTATTCATTAACTTTAATACATTCTCGTCGGCAGACTCAAGTCCCATTTGAATTTCCACACAACCCATTTTTTTAAGTAATACGCATATTTCTTCGTCTAGCGCATCTATTCTTGCCATGCATTTAAATCTTATATTTAACGGCTCTAATAATTCAGCAAGTTTTTTTAATCTGGACCTGTTCAATGTAAAATGATCGTCCATAATATTAAAATTATTTACTGAATAATTTTTAATTAAATATTTAATTTCTGATAAAACATATTCCGGACTATGAAACCTTATTGGTTGTGGGATATTAGAACAAAATGCACATTTAAAGGGACACCCTCTTGATGTATATAAAACCATCGCTTCGGGAGACTCTTTGTTATATCCATATCCCCCTAAAACATCTTTTGATACAACTCTATCTCTTGGCAATAGGTGTCTTGCGGGGAAAGGTACCGTATCTATGTTTTCTACTGTTTTTCCCTGAATAATACCGGTCAATCCGTTCTTTATAATATCCAATATAGTTATTTCCCCGTCGCCCCTTAAAATAGTGTCGTAGTATCCGATAAAATCTCCGGGCATATGAGTCGCATGCACTCCGCCTATTATCCTAAGTCCCTTGCCTTCCAAGTATTTCCCTATTTGTCTAAGCTCATTTACTTCTGTTACGTGCCCTGTGGTGCCATAGATATCCGCTTCCGGAATTTTAGTTAAATCGAATTTCTCTCGTAAGTCGCACATTTTAACGTCGAAATTATTTTTTTCTAAAATTGCGGCTACATATAGTAGTCCTAAGGGTGGAAATATGGTGGAATCGAATAATCTGGGAAATGGAGGAATTATTAATGTTATTTTTTTCATTTTAGTAATAACTCGTTTTAAAATACTTTTGAATTTTTCTTTTCAGAGTGACTAAATACCGCCAAGGCTTAAAAAGAGTCAATTCGGAAATAATTCTTCTCGGAAAAGGAGGTTTTTCAAGACCCTTGGAAGTTAAAATCCAATCGGCGTCTTGCAAAGAACACATCGAATTAAATCCGCCGGCCAATTCAAAAGTTCTTTGTCTTTCAATTTTATAAAATTTTGTTTCTTTTCTTGGACGATCGTGGTCCTGGTGAATAACAGTAACCTCGTGGGTTACATCTATAACCGGTATTCTTACAGATCTTGCGTGATAAATCATCCAATTGTCAGGTCCTGGAGATCCGATGATAAATGGCGGAATTTCTCCGAAAAAATCTTTTGAAAAAACAAAATAGTCAATTGCCGAAGGGCCATGCAATTTTCCTTCTTTTCTAAGTTTCTCTTGAAGTTTTTCTTCCCAATTATCATCATTAAAATCAATTTCTTCCTCAACGTTTAAATCCCAACGCCTACCAACCATTAAAAAATTTTCTGCGTTTATTTTTGAAACAGCTTTTGTAAAGTTACTAAATAAAATAATATCGCTTGTAAGCTGTCCAATAATAGGATTACTTGCTAATTTTCTTGCCATATTGACCGTAACGCCAATAACGGGAGTTCCAAATTCGTTCAATTCAATTTCTGGAACGTGCCTAACGCAAAACTCAGCTGCCACCTCAGCTACGCCTTCCTCGTTACCGAATAAAATAATTTCGCATTTCGGTCTGAGCAACGTCCAACTTTTAAGGGAATTTCTTTGCGGAATATTAAACGGATCTCGAAAAGCTCTAGGTACCGTAAAAAGCGTTATCATGTTTTATTTTGTATAAATAATTTAATAATTCAACCGTGTCTTTAAATTTTTTTGCTTTATTTTTTTTTATTAACTTTTTTTGATATTTATTCTTTTTTATCAGTTCTAAAATATTACTTAACCTTAACTCACTATCAATGTGCTCAATTCCTTCAAAATTTTTATAATAATCCCCTAGAATCTCTCGATGAAAATCTAAGGATAATATCGGTTTTCTCGGACATTTCAAAGATGCGATATACAAGCTTGTGCTTGCCGACAAAGGAAGACCGATAATAATCTTTGCACCATCTATATACTCATCTAACTGTTCTTTCGGATTTATAATTTTAATATTTTTTGAAATCGGTTCAAATTCCAACCTAGACCTTTCTATATCTTTATCTTTCGGGTGATGCTTGATAATTATTTCCCAATCTGGAAAAAATCCGGTTATCAAACCAATTGTTTCTTTCCATTTTTTGTATCTTTCCTCTCTTGAAATTAAATGACAATTATCTCGCCTGAATCCGATTTCTACCCAGCTTGATAATAAAACTAAAATAAAATTTTTTGCTTTTTTTCCCCCTGATATGTTTATAAAAAAATTTTTAAACACCTTTCTGCTTTCCCTCGCCAACGGATGGGCTAAAATATAAATTTTCTCAGGCCGAACACCTTCCTTAAGAAACAACTGCCGATCTTTTTCCGAAAAAACAATCAAATAATCGCTGTCCCCCATTCCTATATTCCCTTTTCTTAAAATATAACTTGCTTTTCCCGAAAAAGGTCTTTCCAAAACCAGCAAAGGTAAAATCCAATAATAAAGAAAGTGGCCTAAATATTTTCTACATCTTGTTAAAAAAAGTCTTAATTTAAGAGGCAAAAAAGAAGGAAATCTCAAATAAGCATTGGTAAGGTCCACGAATTTCTCGCCGTTTTTACTGTCTCCGATGTTTGATGGCTGAATAATAATTCTTAGGGCGCCTATTTTCTTGGCAAATCTTAATAAATACATTTCAAAAAGAGAATGTATGTCGCTTGGCGATATAACAATATCCGGATTACATTTTAAAATAGCGTCTTTGGCTAAATTATAAAGATATCTGTTTTTAGCAAATAAGCCTTTTTTTTCGCCTGTAAATTGATGAACCGGTATGATTTTCTCTAATCTCGGGAATAATTTTTTATCAGCAATAATATTTTCCGTTTCAGAATCTAACTTTTCAGATAATAAAATTGTCGGATAAGCATGCGTAATTTCATAAAAATGCCCGATTTGGGTAGTTCGAAAAACTCTTGGAATATTTGTGTAAAAAATAACTTTTTTTATTTTTGGACAAGTCTCTGATTCCATTTTTAACTTTTTATATTTTTATAATAATCAATTGTTCTGGTAATTCCCTCCCTCAGGCTTACTTTTGGTTCATAATTTAAAAGGCGCTTCGCTTTGCTGTAATTTGAATACATGCGCTTAATATCTTGCTTTCTGGGTTCCAAAAATTTTATCTCTATTTTGTTTCCAATCTTCTTCTTAATTAAAGAGGTAAGCTCTAATAAAGAATACGATTTTTTTCCCGGAATATTAAAAATTTCCAATCCTTTTGTTTCATAATAAATGCTTTTTATAATTCCCTTTACTGCGTCATCAATATATAAAAAATCTCTGTGTTGTTCTCCATCTCCATGAATTTTTAACGGCCTTTTTTTAAGCGCTGAATTAAGAGAATCAGATAACACCCCTATTCCTATTTTCTGCCCAGGTCCGTAAGTGCTTGATAAACGCAAAATAATAATCGGGATTTTGTATTTATCCGAATAAAATTTATAAATCTTTTCCGCCATGTATTTTGAAAAACCATATTCGGTTATTGGTTTTGGACAATCGGATTCAATATGGGGTTTGCCCGTGTATTCTCCATAGACAGCCTCGGAGGAAATAAAAATTATTTTCTTTATATCGGACTCCTTGCAAACCTCCAAAAGATTGGAGCTGCCAAGAACATTTATCAAGTAAAAATCCTTCCTGAAAGAACCCACTAAGTTTATCACGATGTCTGACTTCTTAAGGGCTCTTTTTAAAGCTTTTTTATCTAAAATACTCCCTTTTAAAAAACTGAGGTTTTTATTCTTAAAAGGCGGAGGGGTTTTGTCGTAGATTAAAAGATTAATATTTCTTCCTTCTTTCAGAAGTTCTTTTGTTAATGTTTGCCCAATAAAACCGGCGCCCCCGCAAATAAATATTCTTTTTTTATTTTTAGAATTATGCATTTTAATTAATCTATAAATCTTTTTTGTATCGGAATGTTTTTAATGTCTATGGTTTTTAAAATTTTTATAATTCTTTCGGCGGAGTGTCCGTCTCCGTAGGGATTTTTAACATTCTGCACAATTTCCTTAAATTTTTTATCATAAAGAGCCTTTCTTATCGCGTTTTTAATTTCTTCCTTCTGATAAGAACTATCAATGACATTTTTAGGCCGCTCTCTTCCTTGTTGACGCGTTCCTATATTAACCGTTGGGACATGTAATGTTGCCGTTTCGTGAATACCCGTGGAAGAATTGCCTATTAAGGCCTCTGAATAACGCAACACATTAATAAAAATTTCCGAAGAAAGGCTTTTTATATAACTGATATGAGAGTTACGGATTCCTGAAATAATCGCGCTTGTTCCCGCATCATTATTAGGGTAAAAAATGACTCCCTGAATTCCAATTTCTTTTACGGCTTCCAAAGTTTGTGTTATTTGCCATCCAGCCTGGTCTATTTCGCTTGTTACCGAATGTTGGACAATGACAACATAGGGTTGCTCAGAATTAAGCTTAAGCATTCCCATGATATTCTTTCTGGAAATAACGGGAGATTGGACCAAAACATCTATCGAGGGACAACCAACAACGAAAATAAATCTCGGATCCTCCCCCATCCTTCTAATCCTGTTTGCCGCTTCCTTAGTCGCCGCGAAATGAATATTGGCAAATTTTGAGGTTGCGTGTCTTAACGACTCATCAATGCTTCCCGTTATTTCTCCTCCTTGAATGTGAGCAACGGGAATGTTCATGTGCGCTCCTACGACTGCGGCGGAAAAATTAGCGCCGATATCAAAACCGGTTAAAACAAGATCCGGTTTTAACGCTTCAAAAACATCTGAAAGACCACTCATAACGCGGCTGTAAGCGCGAGTCATTTCAGCGCCGCTGTCAGGCGCATTTTCTCTAAACATTGGAATAACGGATGCAATTTTGAATCCGTCGCGTTTAATAATTTTGATATCTTCTCCGTAATTTTTTAAAAGACTTATTCCGGTAACAATCAATTTATAATCAAAGAAAGGATCGTTTTCCATAAGCGATAAAATTGGTTTAAACCGAGAATAATCGGCTCTTCTTTCCGATACAATAGCAACTCGCAATTTTTGTTTTAGTCTTGAATTTGTTCCCATTTTATTAAAGTATTCTTAGGAATTAGAATTCGGGTTCTTTTACCAATAATTTGTTTATAATCTTTCGAGCGTATTCCTGTCCCGGGACGTTTTGAAGTCAATATTTCTCTTGTAATAATTGAACCTTTGGGGATATCGACCAAAGAAACAATGCTCCGCTTTGCCCATTCCGCCACCGGCTTTTCTTCGTTAAAAACTTTTCGCTCCTTACCCAATGCTTCTTCTGCTGCTTTAACGGTTTCAATAATATCTTTTAAATCCTGCGGATTTAACGAAAAACAACTGTCAGCGTCGGCTTGTTTCCTGTCAAGAGTAAAATGTTTTTCAATAAAATTTGCACCTTGATGTACGGCAGCCCATATTCTTGCTTCATGACTTACGGCAATTCCACTTATTGATTTAATAAAATCCGGCGGAGTATGGTCGGAAAGGCCCACAGGAACGCCATAACGTTTTTTAAACAGGGAAATTACTCCGTAATTCAATTGGTTTGCTTTCTGTCCTTCATATATCGATAAACAATGGGCGAAAGCATAAGGCGTACCTGAATTTTGAATAGTTTGCGCGATAAAGTCAATCTCGGAAAGGTCGCTCATGCCGGTTGAAATAATCATAGGGCGTTTCATTTTTACAATCTCTTCTATCATTAATAAATCTTCTGTTTCTCCTGAACCGATTTTAAAACCATAAACTCCCATTTGATTAAGAATTTCTGCGGCTCGCGAAGAAAAAGGCGTGCAAAAATATTGTATTCCGATTTTGTCGCAATACTGTTTTAATTGATAATGGTCATCAACCGATAATCTGAATTTATTAACAAAATCCCAAATTGACCCCCATTTGGCAAGCATTTCTTTCGAAGCCGCTATGGCCTCGTCTTTTACCATTTCTTCTTCCGGCAAATGCAACTGCCATTTAATTATTTTCGCGCCGGAAATTTTTGCTGCATAAGCCATTTCTTTAGCCCGTTCTAGCGAACCCATGTGATTGTCGCACCCGTCGGGCACGACAAGGCATGGCTGCTCGTCCCCTATTATAATATCGTTTAATATTATTTTTGAAGACATTGTTTTTTTGAATATTATTTATAATTTTTTATTTTAACAACAATATATTTGATTCCTTTTTTTTTGGTTGACAATTTATGAAACATTCTGCTCGGAATATAAACCAAATCGCCTTGCCTTATTTTTAATTTCTTTTTCCGATTAATCAATAAATTGCCCTCGCCTTCAATTACACATAAAAAATCATCTTCTTTCTCGTGGACTTCTTCTTTGCCCTCGAATCCGGGGAAAAAATCCATGAAAAAAATAATGGGAATTTTTTTAAACACCAAAGAAGACCTGTCTCCTTTATTAAGCCGATCCAACCGATTAAATGTTTCTTTTATCTTCTCGGGTTTAATGATAAATTGTAATTTTTTGCTTTTCATAATTAATTACTGAAATCATGCCCTTGTTGATTTTTTATTTTTTAATTGTTTTTGTCCAATGACCC
Encoded proteins:
- a CDS encoding DUF4430 domain-containing protein produces the protein MATINFKKIIIFTTVLIGILLIISVAFIFYLKVPFFQEQEKKLPEQNQEIIEEKLLLAINYGGENTEADFKEGMTVFDLLKNGSEKLNLALKIKNYDMGIFIEAIGGKENGEDGRYWMYYVNGEMPMVSADKYQLKPADKVEFKFEKSKF
- a CDS encoding radical SAM protein — its product is MKKITLIIPPFPRLFDSTIFPPLGLLYVAAILEKNNFDVKMCDLREKFDLTKIPEADIYGTTGHVTEVNELRQIGKYLEGKGLRIIGGVHATHMPGDFIGYYDTILRGDGEITILDIIKNGLTGIIQGKTVENIDTVPFPARHLLPRDRVVSKDVLGGYGYNKESPEAMVLYTSRGCPFKCAFCSNIPQPIRFHSPEYVLSEIKYLIKNYSVNNFNIMDDHFTLNRSRLKKLAELLEPLNIRFKCMARIDALDEEICVLLKKMGCVEIQMGLESADENVLKLMNKPLDLEKAKEAIKRIKSHGIIAKTFLIAGLPGETWESIEKTKQFIRETQPDKCPATLFMPFPVCDVWKNPDKYGVKILTREYSKYFFRYPTESVIETKECSAKELTEHFNHLRDYINSNEWRNKN
- a CDS encoding NAD-dependent epimerase/dehydratase family protein — protein: MHNSKNKKRIFICGGAGFIGQTLTKELLKEGRNINLLIYDKTPPPFKNKNLSFLKGSILDKKALKRALKKSDIVINLVGSFRKDFYLINVLGSSNLLEVCKESDIKKIIFISSEAVYGEYTGKPHIESDCPKPITEYGFSKYMAEKIYKFYSDKYKIPIIILRLSSTYGPGQKIGIGVLSDSLNSALKKRPLKIHGDGEQHRDFLYIDDAVKGIIKSIYYETKGLEIFNIPGKKSYSLLELTSLIKKKIGNKIEIKFLEPRKQDIKRMYSNYSKAKRLLNYEPKVSLREGITRTIDYYKNIKS
- the neuC gene encoding UDP-N-acetylglucosamine 2-epimerase, whose translation is MGTNSRLKQKLRVAIVSERRADYSRFKPILSLMENDPFFDYKLIVTGISLLKNYGEDIKIIKRDGFKIASVIPMFRENAPDSGAEMTRAYSRVMSGLSDVFEALKPDLVLTGFDIGANFSAAVVGAHMNIPVAHIQGGEITGSIDESLRHATSKFANIHFAATKEAANRIRRMGEDPRFIFVVGCPSIDVLVQSPVISRKNIMGMLKLNSEQPYVVIVQHSVTSEIDQAGWQITQTLEAVKEIGIQGVIFYPNNDAGTSAIISGIRNSHISYIKSLSSEIFINVLRYSEALIGNSSTGIHETATLHVPTVNIGTRQQGRERPKNVIDSSYQKEEIKNAIRKALYDKKFKEIVQNVKNPYGDGHSAERIIKILKTIDIKNIPIQKRFID
- a CDS encoding N-acetylneuraminate synthase family protein, with protein sequence MSSKIILNDIIIGDEQPCLVVPDGCDNHMGSLERAKEMAYAAKISGAKIIKWQLHLPEEEMVKDEAIAASKEMLAKWGSIWDFVNKFRLSVDDHYQLKQYCDKIGIQYFCTPFSSRAAEILNQMGVYGFKIGSGETEDLLMIEEIVKMKRPMIISTGMSDLSEIDFIAQTIQNSGTPYAFAHCLSIYEGQKANQLNYGVISLFKKRYGVPVGLSDHTPPDFIKSISGIAVSHEARIWAAVHQGANFIEKHFTLDRKQADADSCFSLNPQDLKDIIETVKAAEEALGKERKVFNEEKPVAEWAKRSIVSLVDIPKGSIITREILTSKRPGTGIRSKDYKQIIGKRTRILIPKNTLIKWEQIQD
- a CDS encoding cupin domain-containing protein, which codes for MKSKKLQFIIKPEKIKETFNRLDRLNKGDRSSLVFKKIPIIFFMDFFPGFEGKEEVHEKEDDFLCVIEGEGNLLINRKKKLKIRQGDLVYIPSRMFHKLSTKKKGIKYIVVKIKNYK